The Carettochelys insculpta isolate YL-2023 chromosome 18, ASM3395843v1, whole genome shotgun sequence genome window below encodes:
- the TMEM119 gene encoding transmembrane protein 119 isoform X1, translating into MGKLRHGAMPPLAQIPVWEMAPPAAVCVLLMLMAPLCTTRSTRLQAVLDDNSGSGDSPGASSTPPSVSVNVGVSPTSGTITVNGTVTPFHIFDRIVNFFKEYMLLIIVVGSLVFLLLFIVCAAVIFSQKHKASAYYPSSFPKKKYVDQNDRSGGSKAFNEIPEKAPETHPEESVDSSKQLQADILAAAQNLKSPAKVLMANGDGTKIVEKSPKEQQEGAKREEGKPTAECAPQEQAAPQEKAEPANEMPAPNCTAEMEAKGEEPPTTEEAPHAQQDNESSLEEPKECPAPADPAAEATEGEKKEVSVPAGPDTCTAGPDTCAAGPDTCAAGV; encoded by the coding sequence ATTCCTGTCTGGGAAATGGCTCCTCCCGCTGCAGTCTGTGTACTCCTTATGCTCATGGCACCTCTGTGCACCACACGCTCGACGCGCCTCCAGGCGGTCCTGGATGATAACAGTGGAAGTGGAGACAGCCCGGGTGCATCCTCCACGCCCCCCTCCGTGAGTGTGAATGTGGGGGTGAGTCCTACCTCTGGGACTATCACTGTGAACGGCACAGTGACGCCATTCCACATCTTCGACAGGATTGTGAATTTCTTTAAAGAGTACATGCTGCTAATCATTGTGGTAGGGTCCTTAGTTTTCCTGCTGCTCTTCATTGTATGTGCTGCAGTCATCTTCAGTCAGAAACACAAAGCCTCTGCCTATTACCCGTCCTCCTTTCCTAAGAAGAAGTATGTGGACCAGAATGACAGGTCAGGGGGTTCCAAAGCTTTCAATGAGATTCCAGAAAAGGCTCCCGAGACCCACCCGGAGGAATCCGTGGATTCATCCAAACAGCTGCAAGCGGACATTTTGGCTGCTGCCCAGAACTTGAAATCCCCAGCCAAGGTCTTGATGGCCAATGGAGATGGAACCAAAATAGTGGAAAAGTCCCCCAAAGAACAGCAGGAAGGGGCCAAACGGGAGGAGGGCAAACCGACAGCTGAGTGTGCTCCCCAAGAGCAGGCGGCTCCCCAGGAGAAAGCTGAGCCAGCGAACGAGATGCCGGCTCCAAACTGCACGGCAGAAATGGAGGCCAAAGGAGAAGAACCTCCCACCACTGAGGAAGCTCCACACGCACAGCAGGACAATGAGTCATCGCTAGAGGAGCCCAAAGAATGCCCCGCGCCTGCTGATCCTGCCGCGGAAGCCACCGAGGGTGAGAAAAAAGAAGTGTCTGTTCCAGCAGGTCCCGACACCTGCACTGCAGGTCCCGACACCTGTGCAGCAGGTCCCGACACCTGCGCTGCAGGTGTCTAA
- the TMEM119 gene encoding transmembrane protein 119 isoform X2, with amino-acid sequence MAPPAAVCVLLMLMAPLCTTRSTRLQAVLDDNSGSGDSPGASSTPPSVSVNVGVSPTSGTITVNGTVTPFHIFDRIVNFFKEYMLLIIVVGSLVFLLLFIVCAAVIFSQKHKASAYYPSSFPKKKYVDQNDRSGGSKAFNEIPEKAPETHPEESVDSSKQLQADILAAAQNLKSPAKVLMANGDGTKIVEKSPKEQQEGAKREEGKPTAECAPQEQAAPQEKAEPANEMPAPNCTAEMEAKGEEPPTTEEAPHAQQDNESSLEEPKECPAPADPAAEATEGEKKEVSVPAGPDTCTAGPDTCAAGPDTCAAGV; translated from the coding sequence ATGGCTCCTCCCGCTGCAGTCTGTGTACTCCTTATGCTCATGGCACCTCTGTGCACCACACGCTCGACGCGCCTCCAGGCGGTCCTGGATGATAACAGTGGAAGTGGAGACAGCCCGGGTGCATCCTCCACGCCCCCCTCCGTGAGTGTGAATGTGGGGGTGAGTCCTACCTCTGGGACTATCACTGTGAACGGCACAGTGACGCCATTCCACATCTTCGACAGGATTGTGAATTTCTTTAAAGAGTACATGCTGCTAATCATTGTGGTAGGGTCCTTAGTTTTCCTGCTGCTCTTCATTGTATGTGCTGCAGTCATCTTCAGTCAGAAACACAAAGCCTCTGCCTATTACCCGTCCTCCTTTCCTAAGAAGAAGTATGTGGACCAGAATGACAGGTCAGGGGGTTCCAAAGCTTTCAATGAGATTCCAGAAAAGGCTCCCGAGACCCACCCGGAGGAATCCGTGGATTCATCCAAACAGCTGCAAGCGGACATTTTGGCTGCTGCCCAGAACTTGAAATCCCCAGCCAAGGTCTTGATGGCCAATGGAGATGGAACCAAAATAGTGGAAAAGTCCCCCAAAGAACAGCAGGAAGGGGCCAAACGGGAGGAGGGCAAACCGACAGCTGAGTGTGCTCCCCAAGAGCAGGCGGCTCCCCAGGAGAAAGCTGAGCCAGCGAACGAGATGCCGGCTCCAAACTGCACGGCAGAAATGGAGGCCAAAGGAGAAGAACCTCCCACCACTGAGGAAGCTCCACACGCACAGCAGGACAATGAGTCATCGCTAGAGGAGCCCAAAGAATGCCCCGCGCCTGCTGATCCTGCCGCGGAAGCCACCGAGGGTGAGAAAAAAGAAGTGTCTGTTCCAGCAGGTCCCGACACCTGCACTGCAGGTCCCGACACCTGTGCAGCAGGTCCCGACACCTGCGCTGCAGGTGTCTAA